One Thioclava electrotropha DNA segment encodes these proteins:
- a CDS encoding AraC family transcriptional regulator, producing the protein MPMNEQTIRYGHSHDALAAMIAKWAEGSEDVSTPLPDLSFFRRTRPTEPDVCLVEPALLVVAQGAKQMFVGGAPHRYDPSGFLITSLEIPGQTQIIEASEERPCLGLVLKLDQRMLAEMVARNVTPPPSHAKERSSIAVGTMTSDLLAPLERLVALLDDPEALPVLAPLIRQEIHYRLLRSDQGDRLWSFVAAGSPNQRILALLNWMKLNYAEPLRVDDLAARAQMSSSTFHQHFRELTTMSPLKYQKWLRLNEARQLMLNDHLDAASAAFQVGYESPSQFSREYSRLFGNPPKKDIDQLRLDVAI; encoded by the coding sequence ATGCCGATGAATGAGCAGACCATCCGATATGGACATTCGCACGACGCCCTCGCCGCGATGATCGCGAAATGGGCCGAGGGTTCGGAAGATGTCTCGACCCCTCTCCCCGATCTGAGCTTCTTCCGGCGCACGCGCCCGACCGAGCCGGATGTCTGCCTGGTCGAACCCGCGCTTCTGGTCGTGGCGCAAGGGGCCAAGCAGATGTTCGTGGGCGGCGCGCCGCATCGATACGACCCGTCCGGTTTTCTGATCACCTCTCTGGAAATCCCCGGGCAGACGCAGATCATCGAGGCGAGCGAAGAACGGCCCTGCCTTGGACTGGTCCTGAAGCTCGACCAGAGGATGCTGGCCGAGATGGTCGCGCGCAACGTGACGCCACCGCCCTCTCACGCAAAGGAGCGCAGCAGTATCGCGGTGGGCACCATGACCTCTGACCTTCTCGCCCCGCTGGAGCGGCTCGTGGCGCTTCTGGACGATCCCGAGGCCCTCCCCGTTCTTGCGCCATTGATCCGGCAGGAAATCCACTATCGGCTCCTGCGCAGCGATCAGGGGGACCGTCTGTGGTCCTTCGTTGCCGCCGGTAGCCCGAACCAACGCATTCTCGCCCTGCTCAACTGGATGAAGCTCAACTATGCCGAGCCCCTCCGGGTGGACGACCTCGCGGCCCGCGCACAGATGAGCAGTTCGACCTTTCACCAGCATTTCCGCGAGCTCACCACGATGAGCCCGCTCAAATACCAGAAATGGCTCCGTCTGAACGAGGCGCGCCAATTGATGCTCAACGACCATCTCGATGCAGCCAGCGCGGCCTTCCAAGTAGGCTATGAAAGCCCCTCGCAGTTCAGCCGGGAATACTCCCGGCTGTTCGGAAATCCTCCCAAGAAGGACATCGATCAGCTGCGGCTCGATGTAGCGATATAA
- a CDS encoding alpha/beta hydrolase encodes MELTQDWDKTFPKSDKVDHSKVTFTNRYGITLAGDLYAPKGDGPFAAIAISGPFGAVKEQSSGFHAQTLAERGFVTLAFDPSFTGESGGSPRNVASPDINTEDFSAAVDYLGLLEAVDRERIGILGICGFGGMGLNAAAVDKRVKAVAVTTMYDISRMMAKGYFDSTTPEQRAEALEALGQQRWVDAENGAPAYGPVSLEIQGGEPQFVVEYASYYKSEERGFHPRSVNSNASWTLTTPLSFMNMPLLTYIDEISPRPSLFVHGDKAHSLYFSETAYAAAAEPKELFIVEDANHTDLYDQVDKIPFDKFTSFFTENL; translated from the coding sequence ATGGAACTCACGCAAGACTGGGACAAAACCTTCCCGAAAAGCGACAAGGTCGACCACAGCAAGGTCACCTTCACCAACCGCTACGGCATCACGCTGGCGGGCGATCTCTATGCTCCCAAGGGCGACGGCCCCTTTGCCGCAATCGCGATCAGCGGCCCGTTCGGCGCCGTGAAAGAGCAATCCTCCGGCTTCCACGCGCAGACGCTCGCCGAGCGCGGCTTCGTGACCCTGGCATTCGACCCGTCCTTCACAGGCGAAAGCGGCGGCAGCCCGCGCAATGTCGCCTCGCCCGACATCAACACCGAGGATTTCAGCGCCGCCGTCGACTATCTCGGTCTGCTGGAGGCGGTCGATCGCGAGCGCATCGGCATCCTCGGGATTTGCGGCTTCGGCGGCATGGGCCTGAACGCAGCCGCGGTGGACAAGCGGGTCAAGGCCGTGGCGGTCACCACGATGTATGACATCAGCCGGATGATGGCCAAAGGCTACTTCGACAGCACCACGCCCGAGCAGCGCGCGGAAGCTCTCGAGGCGCTCGGTCAGCAGCGCTGGGTCGATGCGGAAAACGGCGCTCCGGCCTATGGCCCGGTCTCGCTCGAAATTCAGGGCGGCGAGCCGCAATTCGTCGTGGAATACGCCAGCTACTACAAGTCCGAAGAGCGCGGCTTCCACCCCCGGTCGGTCAACTCGAACGCGTCCTGGACGCTGACGACGCCGCTGTCGTTCATGAACATGCCGCTCCTGACCTATATCGACGAGATTTCGCCGCGTCCGAGCCTTTTCGTTCACGGCGACAAGGCGCATTCGCTCTATTTCAGCGAGACGGCTTACGCCGCTGCGGCCGAACCGAAAGAGCTGTTCATCGTCGAAGATGCGAACCACACCGATCTCTACGATCAGGTCGACAAGATCCCCTTCGACAAATTCACCAGCTTCTTCACCGAGAACCTGTGA
- a CDS encoding autoinducer binding domain-containing protein — protein sequence MPDPPKAHFLSASGCEVSFQDADPIGTALSRFLPKAHPTRKLPLRMLQSPQAQHGFHRSQLVSRIYKSKFSRNCPKYAKSIGEELQDVVRRRDMDNLRKIEDLLQRLNRVCDWTFALGLHVRFASPTLSYLTYPKEWVDYYTEKELVFVDPTVRWAISNQGICDWEDLADGDQSDVFGAAARFGLRFGKVIALGELDRSLGFFAHPSRPITQEEIEQAQTLMQELHDVTRDALDMSEEELEELRQIIVPA from the coding sequence TTGCCTGATCCTCCGAAAGCGCATTTTTTGAGTGCTTCTGGCTGCGAGGTGTCGTTTCAGGATGCCGATCCCATCGGAACGGCGCTATCGCGCTTTCTGCCCAAGGCACACCCGACCCGAAAACTCCCGCTGCGGATGCTCCAGAGTCCTCAGGCACAGCACGGGTTTCATCGGTCTCAGCTCGTTTCCCGAATTTACAAATCGAAGTTTTCAAGAAACTGCCCTAAATACGCCAAAAGCATCGGCGAAGAGTTGCAAGATGTGGTCAGGAGGCGAGACATGGATAATCTGCGGAAGATCGAGGACCTATTGCAACGTCTGAACCGGGTCTGCGATTGGACATTCGCGTTGGGCCTGCATGTTCGCTTTGCTAGTCCGACCCTTAGCTATCTCACCTACCCAAAAGAGTGGGTCGATTACTACACTGAAAAAGAGCTCGTTTTTGTGGATCCGACCGTCCGCTGGGCGATCTCCAATCAGGGCATTTGTGACTGGGAAGATCTCGCCGACGGTGACCAGAGTGACGTGTTCGGCGCCGCCGCGCGTTTCGGATTGCGCTTCGGAAAAGTCATTGCGCTTGGGGAGCTGGACCGCTCGCTCGGTTTCTTTGCCCATCCGTCTCGTCCGATCACGCAGGAGGAGATCGAGCAGGCTCAAACATTGATGCAGGAGCTTCACGATGTGACCCGCGATGCGCTGGACATGTCCGAGGAGGAGCTTGAGGAATTGCGTCAAATTATCGTGCCAGCGTAG
- a CDS encoding FMN-binding protein encodes MTSRKFTSALSGTVLAVLLSSTAASAGFFSSFSPPRQIPANAQFQDGTWTGSPVRQYYGYVQVQAHVKNGKIASIDILRSPTDRRTSRYINSKALPMLEREIVMAQNTNVSYISGATLTSQAFLNSANDALLKSLK; translated from the coding sequence ATGACGAGCAGGAAGTTTACAAGCGCACTTTCAGGCACCGTTCTCGCTGTGCTGCTCAGTTCGACCGCGGCATCGGCAGGCTTTTTCTCGAGCTTTTCGCCGCCTCGCCAAATCCCCGCGAACGCTCAATTTCAGGATGGCACTTGGACCGGGTCTCCGGTCCGCCAGTATTACGGCTATGTGCAGGTGCAAGCCCATGTGAAAAATGGGAAAATCGCCTCCATCGACATCCTGAGATCGCCGACGGATCGCAGGACGAGCCGCTATATCAACAGCAAGGCCCTGCCGATGCTCGAACGCGAGATCGTCATGGCGCAGAATACCAACGTCTCTTACATTTCCGGCGCAACGCTCACCAGCCAGGCGTTCCTGAATTCGGCAAATGATGCGCTGCTGAAATCGCTGAAATAG
- a CDS encoding FAD:protein FMN transferase, which produces MTVETRIIMGMPITLDIPNSEGADIHERVFDVFNDADKRFSPFRPDSEVSRFNSGEIDEPALSSQMRDVLKIAHEMQEITDGYFDIKREDGTIDPSGVVKGWAILGAARLLERDGFGNFCIDAGGDIQVGGRDARDSEWSIGIRNPFDPRQIVKAIAPRGQGVATSGNYVRGDHIYDPHDRTSRIEGPVSITVIGHDVLVADLHATAAFAMGDKGIYYIEALDGLEAYQIHQDGTAVQTTGFKEFVFS; this is translated from the coding sequence ATGACCGTCGAGACGCGGATTATCATGGGAATGCCGATCACGCTCGACATCCCGAATTCAGAGGGCGCAGACATTCACGAAAGGGTGTTCGACGTCTTCAATGACGCCGATAAACGCTTCAGCCCCTTCCGCCCCGACAGCGAAGTTTCGCGCTTCAATTCGGGCGAGATCGACGAACCCGCACTCAGTTCCCAGATGCGCGACGTCCTGAAGATCGCGCATGAGATGCAAGAGATCACCGACGGGTATTTCGACATTAAGCGCGAAGATGGAACCATCGATCCTTCCGGTGTCGTGAAAGGATGGGCGATCCTCGGTGCGGCCCGACTGCTCGAGAGGGACGGGTTCGGGAATTTCTGCATCGACGCGGGCGGAGACATTCAGGTCGGCGGGCGCGATGCGCGCGACAGCGAGTGGTCGATCGGTATTCGCAATCCCTTCGATCCGCGCCAGATCGTCAAGGCGATCGCGCCGAGAGGGCAGGGCGTGGCGACGTCAGGCAACTACGTCCGTGGCGATCATATCTATGACCCGCATGACCGAACCAGCCGCATCGAAGGCCCCGTCAGCATAACCGTGATCGGGCATGACGTTCTCGTCGCGGACCTACACGCCACGGCGGCCTTCGCGATGGGCGACAAGGGCATCTACTACATCGAAGCCCTCGATGGCCTCGAAGCCTACCAAATCCACCAGGATGGAACGGCCGTGCAAACGACCGGTTTCAAGGAGTTTGTCTTCTCATGA
- a CDS encoding ferredoxin--NADP reductase: MMKLIRRSLNGVTMYRLMVYYLGVLFLGGVAVGMMGAAFLDPVGLVVSLVLSVASAWVTNRLFSFFLKLPTNAESVHITALILALIMPPADFADPMTLAAIVLASVAAIASKFILTLGHKHIFNPVAIGAVVAGVGLNTPALWWVGGTPQLLPLVILGGLLVAYKIERLGMIAVYILSNLAAVLLTTPPGMMGMALQQTLLYSPLFFAGFAMLTEPLTAAHGRWSRHVYAAIVGVLSSSNIHIGTMYFSPEMAFLVANIYAWAASPKGRFKMKLIGVEEIAANCYEFVFQSDRALKFRAGQYLDWTLGLSGSDKRGNRRPFTIASAPGASAVRVGVKFNPQGSAFKRGLLRMQEGDTIYGSQIAGTFVLPRQREKKLLFIAGGIGITPFRSMIADLLERGEKRDIVLVYANRSADEIAYRELLTRARNELGMKVVYAVSGEPGSAIYDDVTLVQGRMDETNLRECVPDLDERRVYVSGASTMVSGFLKMLRKCGVRRRWIHTDAFAGL, translated from the coding sequence ATGATGAAACTGATCAGGCGCTCGCTGAATGGCGTCACGATGTATCGATTGATGGTCTATTACCTCGGGGTCCTGTTTCTGGGCGGGGTTGCGGTCGGCATGATGGGAGCGGCCTTCCTCGACCCTGTCGGGCTTGTCGTGTCGCTCGTGCTGTCTGTCGCGAGCGCCTGGGTGACAAACCGGCTTTTCAGCTTTTTTCTGAAGCTGCCGACGAACGCGGAGTCCGTTCATATCACGGCCCTGATCCTCGCGCTCATCATGCCGCCAGCGGATTTCGCCGATCCGATGACACTGGCTGCAATCGTGCTCGCATCGGTCGCCGCGATCGCGTCGAAATTCATCCTGACGCTCGGGCATAAGCACATCTTCAATCCGGTGGCGATCGGCGCGGTCGTCGCAGGGGTAGGGCTCAACACCCCGGCCTTGTGGTGGGTCGGGGGCACGCCTCAGCTGTTGCCTCTGGTGATCCTCGGAGGGCTGCTCGTCGCCTACAAGATCGAACGCCTTGGCATGATCGCAGTCTACATCCTGTCCAACCTTGCCGCCGTTCTGCTGACGACGCCCCCGGGCATGATGGGAATGGCGCTGCAACAGACGCTCCTCTATTCGCCGCTGTTCTTTGCGGGTTTCGCGATGCTGACGGAGCCGTTGACGGCCGCGCATGGGCGCTGGTCGCGGCATGTCTACGCCGCCATCGTCGGGGTTCTGTCTTCCTCGAATATCCATATCGGGACGATGTATTTCTCCCCCGAAATGGCCTTCCTCGTGGCGAATATCTACGCCTGGGCCGCCAGCCCCAAAGGTCGGTTCAAGATGAAGCTGATCGGCGTCGAAGAGATCGCCGCGAACTGCTACGAATTCGTCTTCCAGTCGGACCGCGCGCTGAAATTCCGGGCGGGCCAGTATCTCGATTGGACGCTGGGGCTGTCGGGATCGGACAAGCGCGGCAACCGCAGGCCCTTCACCATCGCCTCCGCGCCCGGGGCCTCAGCCGTGCGGGTCGGCGTCAAGTTCAACCCTCAGGGCAGCGCGTTCAAGCGCGGGCTTTTGCGGATGCAGGAAGGCGACACGATCTATGGCTCGCAGATCGCGGGTACCTTCGTCCTGCCGCGGCAGCGCGAGAAGAAGCTTCTGTTCATCGCGGGCGGGATCGGAATTACCCCGTTTCGCAGCATGATCGCCGACCTCCTCGAACGCGGTGAGAAACGCGATATCGTTCTGGTCTATGCGAACAGGTCAGCCGACGAGATCGCCTATCGAGAGCTTCTGACACGCGCGCGCAACGAATTGGGGATGAAGGTGGTCTACGCGGTGTCCGGAGAACCCGGCTCAGCCATATATGACGATGTTACGCTGGTGCAGGGCCGGATGGACGAGACGAACTTGCGCGAATGCGTTCCCGATCTGGACGAACGGCGCGTTTATGTTTCCGGCGCGAGCACCATGGTCTCCGGATTTCTGAAGATGCTGCGCAAATGTGGTGTCCGTCGCAGATGGATTCACACCGACGCCTTCGCCGGGCTGTGA
- a CDS encoding M90 family metallopeptidase, with protein MPIFLILMVIVAGAVGAFFWLKRHKRAQLLMTALPERQRRVVKQQVPLVRRLPSDLQARLDGKISLFLDQVEFLGCNGLEVTEEMRLSIAAQACLLVVNSDSWYDHLRTILIYPGAFKSRQAQRSGYVLTERETIRTGESWARGPVVLSWKHTRWGASNDHDGHNVVLHEFAHQLDDLSGHTDGIPVLSKEQSFAGWAVPFSEAYERHVQHVKHGRRTVIDAYGAEGPEEFFAVLVEAFFERPAELKHAEPAVYEQLSILFQLEPSTWG; from the coding sequence ATGCCGATTTTCCTGATCCTCATGGTCATTGTCGCAGGCGCCGTTGGAGCGTTCTTCTGGCTCAAGCGGCACAAGCGAGCCCAACTGCTGATGACCGCACTGCCGGAGCGTCAGCGTCGCGTCGTGAAGCAGCAGGTTCCGCTGGTCCGAAGACTGCCGAGCGACCTGCAAGCCCGGCTCGACGGCAAGATCAGCCTGTTTCTGGATCAGGTCGAATTCCTCGGCTGCAATGGCTTGGAAGTGACCGAGGAAATGCGGCTCTCCATCGCCGCCCAAGCCTGTCTTCTCGTCGTGAATTCAGACAGCTGGTACGATCACCTTCGCACCATCCTGATCTATCCCGGGGCCTTCAAGTCCAGACAAGCTCAGCGCAGCGGCTATGTCCTGACAGAGCGCGAAACCATCCGGACCGGGGAGAGCTGGGCGCGCGGTCCGGTCGTTCTGTCTTGGAAGCACACCCGGTGGGGCGCCTCCAACGATCATGACGGCCACAACGTCGTCCTGCATGAGTTCGCCCACCAGCTCGACGATCTTTCAGGTCACACGGACGGCATTCCGGTGCTGAGCAAAGAGCAGAGCTTCGCTGGCTGGGCAGTGCCATTCTCCGAGGCTTACGAGCGCCATGTTCAGCACGTCAAACACGGGCGGCGCACTGTGATAGACGCCTACGGTGCCGAGGGGCCGGAGGAGTTCTTCGCGGTTCTGGTCGAGGCCTTCTTCGAGCGACCGGCAGAGCTGAAACACGCCGAACCTGCCGTCTATGAACAGCTTTCGATACTCTTCCAGCTTGAGCCATCGACATGGGGCTGA
- a CDS encoding YjhX family toxin, producing MNISKHEQRVLHELALGGAIHHERGEGGKIRAITCYTRDGYVLSDCTLDVFMRLRKRRFIRSQNGQPYRVSRQGIKAVRAQLNQR from the coding sequence TTGAATATCTCAAAGCACGAACAGCGTGTTTTGCATGAACTCGCCCTTGGCGGAGCAATCCACCATGAAAGAGGCGAGGGCGGCAAGATACGCGCCATCACCTGTTACACGCGCGACGGTTACGTCCTTTCGGACTGCACGCTCGACGTGTTTATGCGCCTGAGAAAACGGCGCTTCATCCGCTCGCAGAACGGCCAGCCTTATCGCGTATCGCGGCAAGGCATCAAAGCCG